Below is a genomic region from bacterium.
GCTGCGAAGCGCGATGCATCCGCCTGCGCTGCGTCGCGCGACCCTCTGCAGATCTACGGATCTGCGATCGGATCACGCTTCTTGCTCAGGCGGCGACTCCCGCTTCTCGCTCGAATCCTCCCTGTGCAGAGATTCCCTAGCGGAAGATCATCAGGATCCGGGTCTGGCCGATCTCGATCTCGTCGCCGTGATGCAACTCGGCCGAACGCGTGCGCTTGCCGTTTACGCGGATTCCGTTGGTGCTCTGCAGGTCTTCGACCGTGAAGACGCCTTCCTCCCAGAGGATGACGGCGTGCTCTCTGCTGACGGCCTCGTCGGCCACCTGCAGGTCACTGCGCGGAGTTCGCCCGATCAGGGTTTCGGCGTCGCGAATGTCGAAAGATTGATCCGGGAGTCCATCCCGTCGCACGATGAGCGAGGCTTCGCGCAAATCATTGCTCCCATCTAGAGGCACACTTCGGAGTCTCCAAAATCGGCGGACGGTACGGGGGGCTTTAGCGCCCGCGAGCAACTCCGTGAAATACTGGGCCGGTGGGCCGGGATCAGAGTCGGCGATGAGCCAGCGCTGGGAGTCGGCGACGCACCTCGGCCTGGGCCTCGAAATCGAGTCTGGCGGTTGCGAAGCCCTCGCCATCGG
It encodes:
- a CDS encoding FHA domain-containing protein produces the protein MPLDGSNDLREASLIVRRDGLPDQSFDIRDAETLIGRTPRSDLQVADEAVSREHAVILWEEGVFTVEDLQSTNGIRVNGKRTRSAELHHGDEIEIGQTRILMIFR